In Clostridium sp. JN-1, one genomic interval encodes:
- a CDS encoding DUF523 domain-containing protein: protein MILVSACLCGINCKYNGKNNLNKEVMKFLKKDEILPICPEQLGGLTTPRLPCEIKGGTGKDVLNGKSKVISTNEDDSTEKFIRGAYETLSICKNFKVLSAVLKSKSPSCGCGKIYDGTFSKKVVNGNGVTAQLLIDNEIKVISEDEIFNL from the coding sequence ATGATACTCGTAAGTGCATGTTTATGTGGGATAAACTGTAAGTACAATGGTAAAAATAATTTAAATAAAGAAGTCATGAAGTTTTTAAAAAAAGATGAAATATTGCCAATATGTCCTGAACAGCTTGGAGGACTTACAACTCCCAGATTGCCATGTGAAATAAAAGGTGGTACTGGAAAAGATGTTTTAAATGGTAAGTCTAAAGTAATTAGTACAAATGAGGATGATTCCACTGAAAAGTTTATAAGGGGGGCATATGAAACACTTAGTATATGTAAAAACTTTAAAGTTTTATCTGCTGTTTTAAAATCTAAAAGTCCTTCCTGCGGATGTGGAAAAATTTATGATGGAACATTTTCAAAGAAAGTAGTAAATGGTAATGGGGTAACTGCACAGCTTTTAATTGACAATGAAATTAAGGTTATAAGTGAAGATGAAATATTTAATCTATAG
- a CDS encoding endonuclease MutS2, with amino-acid sequence MNEKALKVLEFNKIKEMLKQYTNTQAAKDIIDDLKPYENSYEVREHIEETKEAFKLLVTKGTPPFEGIYDIRDGIRMAEKGSSLMPIQLLRIANMLRCARRFKEYVRHKDEEEPFRVIEDICEGIVPLKNIEDAVFNAVESEDEISDNASPALHSIRKSLKDKNSSVRDKVNSLVRMYSEYLQDNLYTMRGDRYVLPVKAEHKNMVSGLVHDQSSTGSTLYIEPMNLVNLNNEIKELMLKERAEIDRILARLSAKVYDNIIAVRNNSKIIWELDFIFAKAKFASEFNCTAPNVNDDGIIDIIQAKHPLIDRKVVVPLDIYLGKNFTSLIITGPNTGGKTVTLKTVGLLHLMGLSGLMIPAKENSTISFFKEVFADIGDEQSIEQSLSTFSSHMTNIVSIIDRADENSLVLFDELGAGTDPTEGAALAISILENLKNRNCKIVATTHYSELKAYALKTDSVENASVEFDVETLRPTYRLLIGIPGKSNAFEISKRLGLPDYIIDSAKETITSESLQFEDLIQSLQDKSIQAENNARESEILRMEAAKIKDKYEQRFSAFQNSREKSLINAQREAKNIIKEAKEEADEILKDMRELERMGYASDVRQKLEEKRKKLSNKLDDLEEKANSIKRDDGEELKSVEEGDEVFASSLNQNVIVLSKPDNKNMVQVQAGIMKIDINLKDLRAVKGKEGNKSKQKKSKGEMKLNLKTVPASIDLRGMDSIEATYNTDKYLDEVYLAGYEKVTIIHGKGTGVLRNAIMEMLKSHSHVKRYRLGEYGEGGTGVTIVELKNH; translated from the coding sequence ATGAATGAAAAGGCTTTAAAGGTTTTGGAATTTAATAAGATAAAAGAGATGTTAAAACAGTACACTAATACACAAGCTGCAAAAGATATAATAGATGATTTGAAACCTTATGAAAATAGTTATGAAGTAAGGGAACATATCGAGGAAACTAAAGAAGCCTTCAAATTGCTAGTTACTAAAGGAACACCTCCTTTTGAAGGAATATATGATATAAGAGACGGCATAAGGATGGCTGAAAAAGGATCTTCACTTATGCCAATTCAACTTTTGAGAATAGCAAATATGCTGAGGTGTGCAAGAAGGTTCAAAGAATATGTAAGGCATAAAGATGAAGAAGAGCCATTTAGAGTAATAGAAGATATATGCGAGGGTATAGTTCCACTTAAGAATATTGAAGATGCAGTATTTAATGCTGTAGAAAGTGAAGATGAAATTTCAGACAATGCAAGTCCAGCTCTTCACAGCATAAGGAAATCACTAAAAGATAAAAATTCATCAGTGAGGGATAAGGTAAATTCACTTGTGAGAATGTATTCTGAATATCTTCAAGATAATCTCTATACCATGAGGGGAGACAGATATGTACTTCCAGTAAAAGCTGAACATAAGAATATGGTATCGGGATTAGTACATGATCAAAGTTCAACTGGTTCTACTTTGTATATTGAACCTATGAACTTGGTGAATTTAAATAATGAAATAAAAGAACTTATGCTGAAGGAAAGGGCAGAAATCGATAGAATACTAGCTAGGCTTTCAGCAAAAGTTTATGACAATATAATTGCTGTTAGAAACAATTCAAAGATTATATGGGAGCTTGATTTTATATTTGCAAAAGCTAAATTTGCAAGTGAGTTTAATTGCACTGCACCAAATGTAAATGATGATGGAATTATAGATATAATACAAGCTAAACATCCATTAATTGATAGAAAAGTAGTTGTACCATTAGATATTTATTTGGGAAAAAATTTTACTTCATTAATAATAACAGGACCTAATACAGGTGGTAAAACTGTAACTTTAAAAACAGTTGGACTTTTACATTTAATGGGATTAAGCGGACTTATGATACCTGCAAAGGAAAACTCAACTATAAGCTTTTTCAAAGAAGTCTTTGCAGATATTGGAGATGAACAAAGCATAGAGCAGAGCTTATCCACATTTTCATCTCATATGACTAATATAGTAAGTATAATTGATAGGGCAGATGAAAATTCACTGGTATTATTTGATGAGCTTGGTGCAGGAACAGATCCCACAGAAGGAGCGGCACTAGCTATATCAATTCTTGAAAATTTAAAAAACAGAAATTGCAAGATAGTAGCAACTACCCATTATAGTGAGCTTAAGGCATATGCATTAAAGACGGATTCAGTTGAAAATGCATCAGTTGAATTTGATGTAGAGACACTTAGGCCGACATATAGACTTTTGATAGGTATTCCGGGAAAATCAAATGCTTTTGAAATATCTAAGAGACTTGGACTTCCAGATTACATAATTGACAGTGCCAAAGAAACCATAACTAGTGAGAGTTTACAGTTTGAAGACTTGATACAAAGTCTTCAAGACAAGAGTATACAAGCAGAAAATAATGCTAGGGAATCTGAAATATTGAGAATGGAAGCAGCTAAAATAAAAGATAAATATGAGCAAAGGTTTTCGGCATTTCAAAATAGCAGGGAAAAGTCTCTGATAAATGCTCAAAGAGAAGCTAAAAACATTATAAAAGAAGCTAAAGAAGAAGCTGACGAAATACTCAAGGATATGAGAGAACTTGAGAGAATGGGATACGCATCCGATGTAAGACAAAAATTAGAAGAAAAGAGAAAAAAGTTATCTAATAAACTTGATGATTTAGAAGAAAAGGCTAACAGCATAAAAAGAGATGACGGAGAAGAACTAAAGAGTGTAGAAGAAGGTGATGAGGTATTTGCATCATCTTTAAATCAAAATGTTATAGTACTATCTAAACCTGATAATAAAAATATGGTTCAAGTTCAAGCTGGAATTATGAAAATAGATATAAACCTAAAAGACCTAAGGGCAGTAAAGGGAAAAGAAGGTAATAAGTCCAAACAGAAAAAATCTAAGGGTGAGATGAAACTTAATCTTAAAACTGTGCCAGCATCCATAGATTTAAGAGGTATGGATTCAATTGAGGCAACGTATAATACTGATAAGTACCTAGATGAAGTATATCTTGCAGGATATGAAAAAGTTACAATAATTCATGGTAAAGGTACTGGAGTTTTGAGAAATGCAATAATGGAAATGCTAAAGTCTCATTCTCATGTTAAAAGATATAGGCTGGGAGAGTACGGTGAAGGTGGTACTGGAGTAACTATTGTTGAACTTAAAAATCATTAA
- a CDS encoding U32 family peptidase, whose product MKKVELLAPAGSMESLYAAVQSGADAVYLGGDKFSARAYASNFDNENIKKSVKYCHLYGVKVYVTINILLKDSEMKEALRYAEFLYNSGVDALIIQDIGFAYCIKKLIPDFEIHASTQMTVHNAEGAKFLNSIGFKRIVLSRELSLKEIEYISKDLHIETEIFIHGALCVCYSGQCLMSSLIGGRSGNRGRCAQPCRLPYTIIDEKNKLEKNGYLLSPKDICTLENIRDIIDSGTTSLKIEGRMKRPEYVAGVVSAYRKAIDLAVGLKSDADLSVEKKKLLQLFNREGFSKAYLYGNVGRDMMAYSFPKNTGTFLGKVNKDLSVLLQEDISLKDGVRYENDGFTVSKIIKNNNEVKEAKKGDIVILKPSHFKSGNTLYKTSDSKLFKELQDTYNNPFERKINLDLNVSFKLNETVKLSTCFNNKDYSAQGLAVQKAIKKPISMEELKKHLGKSGDTPFKFSNIRFENYEAGFLPVSEINEVRRKLVEQIEMNLLNGRKKVKVNLNEIFHGNINRRETGSIPKYMVCVNNEEQLKAVKDSGFKDVIIDMFYKSKDNLEYYIMKNSDLNLWIKVPNIVRDEFDTMCKKIDTLIPHINGIVTANLGIISVFKNKTSIISDYKLNVFNEFGVRQYSEFMDSVCLSVELNKIEIEKLLRTSRAKTQILVYGKIENMVSEYCPIGSTLGGKGRKNNCSHKCSEGTFNLKDRIGAEFLVRTDKYCRSHIYNSVPLNLTDKIEELTNMGASSFRIDFIDEKYGDVINVLEFVKNKKTKGDFVGFTKGHYKRGVE is encoded by the coding sequence ATGAAAAAGGTAGAATTGCTGGCACCAGCAGGAAGTATGGAAAGTCTATATGCAGCAGTCCAATCAGGAGCTGATGCTGTTTATTTAGGTGGAGATAAATTTTCTGCAAGGGCTTATGCATCTAATTTTGACAATGAAAATATAAAAAAGTCAGTTAAGTATTGTCACTTATATGGAGTTAAAGTGTACGTTACCATAAATATTTTATTAAAAGATAGTGAAATGAAAGAAGCTTTAAGATATGCAGAGTTTTTATACAATTCAGGAGTTGATGCTTTAATCATACAGGATATAGGTTTTGCATACTGCATAAAAAAACTTATTCCTGATTTTGAAATTCATGCATCGACTCAAATGACAGTACATAATGCAGAAGGAGCAAAATTTTTAAATAGTATTGGTTTTAAGAGAATTGTACTTTCAAGAGAGCTTTCTTTAAAAGAAATAGAATACATATCAAAAGATTTACATATAGAAACGGAAATATTTATTCATGGTGCTCTTTGCGTATGTTATTCAGGTCAATGTCTTATGAGCAGTTTGATAGGCGGAAGAAGTGGAAACAGAGGTAGGTGTGCCCAGCCTTGCAGGTTACCATATACAATAATTGATGAAAAGAATAAGCTTGAGAAAAATGGATATTTACTCAGCCCTAAGGATATATGCACACTAGAAAACATTCGTGATATCATAGATAGTGGTACTACTTCTTTAAAAATAGAAGGAAGGATGAAAAGACCAGAATATGTTGCAGGTGTTGTTTCAGCTTATAGAAAAGCAATAGATTTAGCAGTTGGCTTAAAAAGTGATGCTGATTTAAGTGTAGAAAAAAAGAAATTATTACAGCTGTTTAATAGAGAAGGTTTTTCAAAAGCTTATTTATACGGCAATGTTGGAAGAGATATGATGGCATATTCATTTCCTAAAAATACGGGAACTTTTTTGGGAAAAGTTAATAAGGATTTGAGTGTATTATTGCAAGAAGACATATCCTTAAAGGATGGTGTAAGATATGAAAATGATGGATTTACAGTTTCTAAAATAATTAAAAATAATAATGAAGTCAAAGAAGCAAAAAAAGGAGATATAGTTATTTTAAAACCATCACATTTTAAAAGTGGAAATACGTTATATAAGACATCAGACTCAAAGCTTTTTAAGGAATTACAGGATACATACAATAATCCTTTTGAAAGAAAGATAAACCTTGATTTAAATGTAAGCTTTAAGTTAAATGAAACTGTAAAGTTAAGTACTTGCTTCAATAATAAAGATTATTCAGCTCAAGGTTTAGCAGTTCAAAAGGCTATAAAAAAACCAATTAGCATGGAAGAACTCAAAAAACATTTAGGTAAAAGCGGAGATACCCCATTTAAGTTTTCTAATATACGCTTTGAAAATTATGAAGCTGGATTCTTACCTGTATCTGAAATAAATGAAGTGAGAAGAAAACTTGTAGAACAAATTGAAATGAATCTACTAAATGGTAGAAAAAAAGTTAAAGTAAACTTAAATGAAATATTCCATGGAAATATAAATCGCAGAGAAACAGGAAGTATACCAAAGTACATGGTATGTGTAAATAATGAAGAACAGTTAAAGGCTGTTAAAGACAGTGGATTTAAAGATGTAATAATTGATATGTTTTATAAATCCAAAGATAATTTAGAGTATTATATAATGAAAAACTCTGATCTTAACTTGTGGATTAAGGTTCCAAATATAGTAAGAGATGAGTTTGATACTATGTGCAAAAAAATAGATACGTTAATACCTCATATAAATGGAATAGTTACTGCTAACTTAGGTATAATAAGTGTATTTAAAAATAAAACAAGTATAATTTCTGATTATAAGTTAAATGTATTTAATGAATTTGGAGTAAGACAGTATAGTGAATTTATGGATTCAGTTTGCTTAAGTGTAGAACTAAATAAGATTGAAATTGAGAAACTTTTGAGAACGTCACGTGCAAAAACTCAGATACTCGTGTATGGTAAAATAGAAAATATGGTGTCAGAATACTGCCCTATAGGAAGTACTTTGGGTGGAAAGGGCAGGAAAAACAATTGTTCTCATAAATGCAGTGAAGGAACTTTTAATTTAAAGGATAGAATTGGAGCAGAGTTTTTGGTTAGAACGGATAAGTACTGCAGAAGTCATATATATAATAGTGTTCCACTCAATTTAACAGATAAGATTGAAGAGCTGACAAATATGGGTGCCAGTAGTTTTAGAATAGATTTTATAGATGAAAAATATGGTGATGTAATTAATGTACTTGAATTTGTAAAGAATAAAAAGACAAAAGGTGATTTTGTAGGTTTTACAAAAGGACATTATAAAAGAGGGGTTGAATAA
- a CDS encoding glycosyltransferase family 2 protein, with product MSTQISLCMIVKDEEKNLPKCLESVKDLVDEIIVVDTGSTDNTVEIAKSYGAKVYYFKWCDDFSAARNKSLEYAAKDWILIMDADDEFCSEDKDKFKKLVNNLDINKTYFFETLCYFGTTKGNDLTVNLNPRLFKNKYGYHYEGAIHNQLVNLKHSINGVYEDIKIHHYGYLDSDVVDKDKNKRNIRILERQIKKDPKNKFNYFNIGNEYSSIYEEEKALENYYKAYDNFDPSAGFASKLIERIIISNYNLKYFNEAVKFVDEGIKYYPEFTDLYYLKGLILEAQHKPTMAIKAFEKCIELGEAPIVLKCIYGTGTFKASHELSKIYMDLKDYDMAYKYCIDTIRFKPDYLVPLYNISHILKQEKTPVDKFKQTIEAFFPDIPNQYPVIADLFYMEGYYTTALQYIEQYGTQGLSENLRFFKVKCLIRSGKFKECIKYAESIGEDDLYYFQTMMYKVICFAAMDEYESAETIMKQFNLNKKTNYNKKIIQVYRQFLNIFEGRSASILSEDENEKDYTSSIFEICEILLVSKEFDKFEKSLELLNLISDKSVLLQLGKMYYKYGYVDMAKKEILRSIKMFDVIDSESLDILEMCIQKLSGEKSSFTVLCF from the coding sequence TTACGGTGCAAAGGTATATTATTTTAAATGGTGTGATGACTTTAGTGCCGCTAGAAATAAGTCACTTGAATATGCTGCGAAAGATTGGATACTGATCATGGATGCAGATGATGAATTTTGCAGTGAAGATAAAGATAAGTTTAAGAAACTCGTAAATAATCTTGATATAAACAAAACTTATTTTTTTGAAACGTTATGTTATTTTGGAACGACAAAGGGAAATGATCTAACTGTAAATTTGAATCCTAGATTATTTAAAAATAAGTACGGATATCATTATGAAGGAGCAATACACAATCAATTAGTAAATTTAAAGCATTCAATAAATGGAGTATATGAAGATATTAAAATACATCACTATGGATATTTAGATAGTGATGTTGTAGATAAAGATAAGAATAAGAGAAATATCAGAATTTTAGAAAGACAGATAAAAAAAGATCCTAAAAATAAATTCAACTATTTTAACATTGGAAATGAATATTCATCAATATATGAAGAAGAAAAGGCATTAGAAAATTATTATAAAGCATATGACAACTTTGATCCATCAGCGGGATTTGCATCAAAGTTAATAGAGAGAATAATAATTTCAAATTACAATTTGAAATATTTTAATGAAGCTGTGAAATTTGTAGATGAAGGTATTAAGTATTATCCTGAGTTTACTGATTTATATTATTTAAAGGGATTAATATTAGAAGCACAGCATAAGCCAACTATGGCAATAAAAGCTTTTGAAAAATGTATAGAATTAGGTGAAGCTCCTATTGTGCTCAAATGTATTTATGGAACAGGAACTTTTAAGGCTTCGCATGAGCTTTCAAAAATATATATGGATTTAAAAGATTATGATATGGCATATAAGTATTGTATTGATACAATAAGATTTAAACCTGATTATCTAGTGCCGCTTTATAATATAAGTCATATATTAAAGCAGGAAAAAACACCTGTTGATAAATTCAAGCAGACTATAGAGGCATTCTTCCCAGATATTCCAAATCAGTATCCTGTAATTGCAGATTTATTTTATATGGAAGGATACTATACTACTGCACTTCAATATATAGAGCAGTATGGAACTCAAGGTTTGTCTGAAAATTTAAGATTTTTTAAAGTAAAGTGTTTGATAAGGTCAGGGAAATTTAAAGAGTGCATTAAATATGCAGAAAGTATTGGTGAAGATGACTTATACTATTTTCAAACTATGATGTATAAAGTTATATGCTTTGCAGCTATGGATGAATACGAATCTGCTGAAACTATAATGAAACAATTTAATTTAAATAAGAAAACTAATTATAATAAAAAAATTATTCAAGTATACAGACAATTTTTAAATATATTTGAGGGAAGGTCTGCATCTATTTTGTCAGAAGATGAAAATGAAAAAGATTATACTTCGTCTATATTTGAAATATGTGAAATACTCCTTGTAAGTAAGGAATTTGATAAGTTTGAAAAATCATTGGAGTTATTAAATTTAATAAGTGATAAATCAGTATTACTTCAGCTTGGAAAAATGTATTATAAATATGGATATGTAGATATGGCAAAAAAGGAAATACTGAGATCGATAAAAATGTTTGATGTAATTGACAGCGAAAGTTTGGATATCCTTGAAATGTGCATTCAAAAGCTTAGCGGAGAAAAATCCTCCTTTACTGTCCTCTGTTTTTAG